A window of the Fulvia fulva chromosome 3, complete sequence genome harbors these coding sequences:
- a CDS encoding General negative regulator of transcription subunit 2 produces MNARSGSQAQSLRSMNMNTYGTQQNSRQVPRLQNTQKTGLGNGNAGAGWAFGAPSGSAFGSLGGAPGLGQARPGQLSGFAQVMGGGGGQGPIDMSDFPSLAGGPRQPPNSNNGWGGNINNVIRQPPIQQQAPQQPRAPSTAPSHQSIDQFDGQRSQQQSNDRGSGDDYPLSANLINGNGNGLTQTNGLGSSVGSPEDAHPHPNGQQSHTMASRDTSYSSMPQAPIGSNIPSASPDSLPSQSDNAQSTQPNATVKRWADMTEQERYGMQGYIARVEAGRAIAAGQPVDPTLPTVERNWATLQAGVDINNLGLDLDSTEPIYKTFHVFPDMTSGGSFDSSRRNPVPDFQVPPAYYVNNVPDSASRMAAFADDTLFNIFYFEVRDVKQELAAIELANREWRYHKVIRQWIKQDCGPAGLAGGFDHTNGAPGGILPVRLSEKVERGIYLFFNNDRWSRERKEFTLDYDCLWDQRIGPIPGVGPVREGSANAQ; encoded by the exons ATGAATGCGCGCTCCG GGAGCCAAGCGCAGTCCCTGCGATCCATGAACATGAACACATACGGCACCCAGCAGAACTCACGGCAAGTGCCACGGTTACAGAATACGCAAAAGACGGGCCTGGGAAATGGCAATGCAGGCGCAGGATGGGCATTCGGTGCTCCATCAGGAAGTGCGTTTGGCAGTCTGGGAGGTGCGCCGGGCTTGGGGCAGGCAAGACCGGGACAGCTGTCAGGCTTTGCCCAGGTGATGGGTGGCGGCGGAGGGCAGGGACCGATTGATATGAG TGACTTTCCAAGCCTCGCCGGTGGCCCACGCCAACCACCAAACAGCAACAATGGATGGGGCGGAAATATCAACAACGTCATACGCCAGCCGCCGATCCAGCAACAAGCTCCACAGCAGCCACGCGCTCCATCGACTGCGCCATCGCACCAGTCCATCGACCAGTTCGACGGACAGCGCTCTCAGCAGCAGTCCAATGACCGTGGCAGTGGCGATGACTATCCGCTGTCAGCCAACCTCATCAACGGCAATGGTAACGGATTGACGCAGACCAACGGACTCGGTAGCAGCGTTGGCTCGCCAGAAGACGCACACCCACACCCAAATGGCCAGCAGAGTCATACAATGGCCAGTCGCGAT ACTTCCTACTCATCGATGCCGCAGGCTCCAATAGGTTCGAACATACCATCGGCATCCCCAGACTCTCTACCATCTCAGAGCGACAATGCACAGTCCACACAGCCCAACGCTACCGTCAAGAGATGGGCAGACATGACCGAACAAGAGCGCTATGGCATGCAAGGCTACATCGCCAGAGTAGAGGCTGGACGCGCCATCGCCGCTGGTCAGCCAGTGGACCCTACTCTTCCAACCGTGGAACGCAATTGGGCGACACTGCAGGCGGGCGTAGACATCAACAACCTTGGCCTCGACCTAGATTCGACCGAGCCGATCTACAAGACCTTCCACGTCTTCCCAGACATGACCTCTGGTGGCTCATTCGACAGCTCGCGCCGCAACCCAGTCCCTGACTTCCAAGTCCCACCAGCGTACTACGTCAACAATGTCCCAGATAGTGCTAGCAGGATGGCAGCGTTCGCTGATG ACACTCTGTTCAACATCTTCTACTTCGAGGTTCGCGACGTGAAGCAAGAGCTGGCCGCCATCGAGCTCGCAAATCGCGAGTGGCGCTACCACAAAGTCATACGCCAGTGGATCAAGCAGGACTGTGGACCAGCTGGCCTCGCTGGCGGATTCGACCACACCAACGGCGCTCCCGGCGGCATCCTGCCAGTCCGCCTTAGCGAGAAGGTCGAGCGTGGCATCTACTTGTTCTTCAACAACGACAGATGGTCCCGTGAGCGCAAGGAGTTCACACTTGACTACGACTGCCTCTGGGACCAGCGCATTGGTCCCATTCCAGGCGTAGGTCCCGTTCGAGAGGGATCTGCCAACGCACAGTAG
- a CDS encoding 4-coumarate-CoA ligase 1: MVLWKSDHPDLDIPTNVTTWQWVFESGEYLPVIYAPKDHACYENAITKERLYYSEVKEKATLMSSALIRQYGLQVGDTASIFAGNSIWYPVALWAIIRAGGRINGASPGYNVDEMTHALKTAKTKFLFTLPGSLDVALAAAENVGMPRTHIFLLEGEQQGFTSIHQLIETGPWDNAELSYRIPPGKTNKEVCGYLNFSSGTSGLPKAVMLSHHNIIAQCHQLRQLQVIDPGERYRCLAVTPLFHITGLVRYIHYPVFMNGDCIMLPSFSTESMLQAIVTYRVPELILVPPIVIRMVRDPVVENHMPDLRRIVKRWSSGSAPTAPEIIQLLHKKFPNTGFRQGYGATESTACISAHPPSLFDYKYATTAGKLMANTVAKVLDLNDPNKELGPGQTGEICAKGPQIAMGYLDNPTATTETFDEQGFFHTGDVGNIDDERLLHIEDRIKEMIKVRGQQVAPAELEDVLQGHQDVEDCAVLGIPDDYSGEKPKAYVLVRDGITPSRELGTQLLNFVKEKKSSYKRLLEIEFTDSIPKSPTGKLLRRILKANDREKSRVRGLIVREEKARL; the protein is encoded by the exons ATGGTGTTGTGGAAGTCTGATCATCCAGATCTGGACA TCCCAACCAATGTCACGACCTGGCAATGGGTCTTCGAGAGTGGAGAGTACTTACCTGTGATATATGCACCAAAGGATCATGCCTGCTACGAGAATGCCATCACGAAGGAGAGGTTGTATTACTCAGAGGTCAAGGAGAAGGCCACTCTGATGAGCTCCGCCTTGATTCGGCAGTACGGTCTTCAAGTTGGAGACACAGCATCGATCTTTGCTGGTAACTCGATTTGGTACCCCGTTGCACTTTGGGCCATCATCCGAGCCGGTGGACGTATCAATGGTGCCTCTCCAGGATACAACGTGGACGAGATGACTCATGCCCTGAAGACCGCAAAGACGAAATTTCTCTTCACGCTTCCCGGCTCTCTGGATGTTGCCCTGGCTGCGGCTGAGAATGTTGGGATGCCTAGGACGCATATCTTCCTCCTCGAGGGCGAACAGCAGGGCTTTACAAGCATCCACCAGCTGATTGAGACCGGCCCATGGGACAATGCCGAGCTATCGTATCGTATACCGCCAGGAAAAACCAACAAGGAAGTATGTGGCTATCTCAACTTCTCCAGCGGCACGTCTGGCTTGCCCAAGGCGGTCATGCTAAGCCATCATAACATAATCGCTCAATGCCATCAGCTGCGCCAGCTCCAAGTCATTGATCCAGGCGAGCGATATCGTTGCTTAGCAGTGACTCCTTTGTTTCACATCACAGGTCTGGTCCGTTACATCCACTACCCAGTCTTCATGAACGGCGACTGCATCATGCTTCCATCATTCAGTACGGAGTCTATGCTGCAGGCAATCGTCACGTATCGCGTTCCGGAACTCATTCTGGTACCTCCGATCGTCATCCGTATGGTGAGAGATCCCGTCGTGGAAAATCATATGCCCGACCTGCGACGAATAGTGAAGAGATGGTCATCTGGATCAGCACCGACAGCGCCTGAGATCATCCAGCTGTTACACAAAAAGTTCCCCAATACCGGCTTTCGACAAGGTTACGGAGCCACGGAGTCTACTGCATGTATCTCAGCCCACCCACCGAGCCTTTTCGACTACAAGTATGCCACTACAGCTGGCAAGCTCATGGCGAATACAGTAGCAAAAGTCCTCGACCTCAACGACCCTAACAAGGAGCTTGGCCCGGGTCAAACTGGTGAAATCTGCGCCAAAGGTCCGCAGATTGCCATGGGATATTTGGATAACCCTACAGCTACAACAGAGACGTTCGACGAACAGGGCTTCTTCCACACAGGCGACGTGGGTAACATCGACGACGAACGTCTGCTTCACATCGAAGACAGAATTAAGGAGATGATTAAAGTCAGAGGACAACAAGTAGCACCCGCGGAGCTCGAAGATGTGCTACAAGGTCACCAGGATGTGGAAGATTGTGCTGTGCTGGGCATACCTGACGACTACTCGGGTGAGAAGCCCAAGGCATATGTACTTGTTCGAGACGGCATCACACCCAGTCGAGAACTTGGAACGCAACTTCTGAATTTCGTGAAGGAGAAGAAGTCTTCGTATAAAAGGTTGTTGGAGATTGAGTTCACGGATAGCATACCGAAGTCGCCAACTGGGAAATTGCTCAGGCGCATCTTGAAGGCGAATGATCGGGAGAAGAGTAGAGTACGAGGCTTGATCGTGAGGGAGGAGAAGGCTAGACTATAG
- a CDS encoding L-pipecolate oxidase: MSTNTVINQRNKYPDGRVQPSGTAPRIKRIERDNPFEGKDEPTVLIVGGGTFGVSTAYHLAHVYQDPSKVTVIDRSPSPPYPAAAIDINRVIRTDYPNQLYCNLAHESIHPWFWSGELGPTFNKVGWFMFNEEGSDIASRICETFTERGSNWAEDVQLNELGNRFDGILSQTETKGFTHAYFNPESGWVNAAVATHNFITAAEKRGVRRVTADATELLYDSSTGRIKGVRTADGGTYLADKVILATGAWTSLLMSPIEDVLDIADKDRIETQARATGTVSAYYRLSVDETAKLTKAKMPVIVYGGNGEIFPPSKENQLLKVSNSRTTFTNTTTTKSGHKISVPKVDQYNVPDSIKRETEAIMSSKVLPEYVRGKKPDYWRICYDTQTPTEDLLMCKHPNAKLDNLYLALGGSFHSYKFMPVVGKYMLNILHGESNGPEKDKAWGWKSAADWNDVREFGLLSGRAVAKVELKDLESGRCKL, translated from the exons ATGAGTACCAATACTGTTATCAACCAGCGAAACAAGTACCCGGACGGTCGTGTCCAGCCTAGCGGCACTGCGCCACGAATCAAGCGTATAGAGCGGGACAACCCCTTCGAAGGCAAGGACGAACCAACCGTTCTCATCGTCGGTGGAGGCACCTTTGGAGTCTCTACCGCTTACCATCTGGCTCATGTCTACCAAGATCCGTCGAAGGTCACGGTCATAGACCGCTCGCCATCACCACCTTACCCAGCTGCAGCCATCGATATCAATCGTGTCATACGAACGGACTACCCCAACCAGCTATACTGCAATCTAGCTCATGAGTCCATCCACCCTTGGTTCTGGTCCGGCGAGCTCGGCCCAACTTTCAACAAAGTCGGCTGGTTCATGTTCAATGAAGAAGGCAGTGACATTGCTAGCCGGATCTGCGAGACTTTTACAGAACGAGGCTCGAACTGGGCGGAGGATGTTCAACTGAATGAACTTGGCAATCGATTCGATGGTATTCTCAGCCAGACAGAGACTAAAGGCTTCACACATGCGTACTTCAACCCCGAATCCGGATGGGTCAATGCTGCTGTAGCCACCCACAATTTCATCACAGCGGCCGAGAAACGTGGAGTGAGACGGGTCACAGCAGATGCAACGGAGCTCCTCTATGACTCCAGTACAGGACGGATCAAGGGTGTACGCACTGCGGATGGGGGGACTTATCTGGCTGACAAAGTGATACTGGCCACAGGAGCATGGACTAGTCTGCTCATGTCACCCATCGAGGATGTGCTGGATATTGCTGACAAGGACCGGATCGAGACCCAAGCCCGAGCGACAGGCACCGTCTCAGCATACTACAGACTGTCAGTCGACGAGACAGCAAAGCTGACCAAAGCAAAGATGCCCGTAATCGTGTACGGAGGCAATGGCGAGATCTTCCCACCGTCGAAAGAGAATCAACTGCTCAAGGTCTCCAACTCGAGGACAACTTTTACCAACACAACCACTACGAAGTCTGGCCACAAGATTTCGGTTCCGAAAGTAGATCAATACAACGTGCCAGACTCGATCAAACGTGAGACGGAAGCCATCATGTCTAGCAAAGTCTTGCCGGAATATGTACGAGGCAAGAAGCCTGACTACTGGCGGATATGCTATGACACGCAGACTCCCACGGAGGATCTGCTCATGTGCAAACATCCTAATGCGAAGCTGGACAATCTTTACTTGGCGCTCGGCGGCAGCTTTCATAGCTACAA ATTCATGCCTGTGGTCGGAAAGTACATGCTCAACATCTTGCACGGCGAGAGCAATGGACCAGAAAAGGACAAGGCGTGGGGCTGGAAGTCTGCGGCAGACTGGAACGATGTCAGGGAGTTTGGGCTCTTGTCTGGAAGAGCCGTGGCGAAGGTCGAGTTGAAAGACTTGGAGAGTGGTCGGTGTAAGCTGTGA